TTCCATATTTAACTTTAGTTATTATTTCCTATCAATCTTGATTAATTTTAGCCAAATCAGATGAGTATCACAAATCCTGTTGCTTATTTTACACtattattaaaatttctttatttgtatGCAATCAACCTTTCTTTATTTTGCCTAAAAAACCTACTATCTACTTATTTCTTCCCCCAGTCATTCAGGCAACTCAAAATGAGCCCAAACACCACTTTAATCTTGGGTGAGGCCATTAACTTCTCTAGgtctcagatttttttcctcagtAATAATATCCAATGACTCATTACTAGAATAGAAGTAATCACCTTCCATAATACTTATAAATCATCACTAGCTTCCTTTTCTGAATTCCACTGCCATTCCATTAAAACCAGTAATTATCACAGGCACATGCTTCTCACTCATCTTCACTCCTCTTGTTCCTATTGTTCCCTTATTTCATTCTCCTGGTATCTTTTCTTCAAGTTCCTCTCCGCAAATTCATTCTCTAGACACTTTGCTTGAGAAGAGATTATTTCTAAGTCTTACATGTCCAATATCAAAGCTGCCATATTATTCACTATCCTTTCCTTTAATATTAAACCCATATATGGATCTTACCAAACCATAGGACCTGTccaaatttacattttatatatttccaaccataagaaattttaaattatcaaaaaCATTAAAGCAAAATAGTTTAATAGATTAAAAAGCCGTGGGCAGAATTCATAACAACAAACAATATTTACCCTTATTATAATTTAGGTTTTTAAGATAAAAgctgcatatatacatatttttttgtaCCTGTAATCATAAGATCAAATGCTTCTTGGCTGACTCCTCcaagagttttatttttactatgttCTGGGTCAGTAATAACTCCAGAGCTGGAAGTCTTAGATATTAACTGGTCATTCCAATGTTTCTGTTTGGACAAGCCTTTAACCAACTATAATGAAAATATGTACATCAGTCATTTTGTTTAATGAACAAGAAAGCTGAATAGCTTTGTCTCTTTTGAATTAAAACTAAAGTATTCATATCTCTTTTTGATATCTTTGGCTcttttaagaaattataaattCAAAACTCTACAAAAATATATAGTCATATTTTAGGAATTTTATTTAAAGCAATTGTTTTAGATTAGACTTGGGTCTAAGGCTTAGCTGAATTCATTTTCATTACCTAAATAATTCAGTACCAAGGGAAGGCATGATTTTCAACCCATAAAAGTCTAGAAACCCTCATCCATGATTTCATTATTTACATACAGGGGTAAATGATTGAatctaatattttattcttaaaaaaaaaaaaggagaaagaaatcaaacattaTGCCTATAGGTTAACTCATAATTTATTATCCCAGTTCTACTACAGATATCCATAGCAACTTTCAACTTCCtaaactgaaattaaaacaaaaaccatttcTGTGGGGAATATACAATTGTTATCcttaaattatttccaaatttcaATGATTTAGGTATTTCTGACCAAGTAAgtctttgaaatgtttttaatgtaAGTGCAGTATCATCTGTATCCCATTCTAGCTCAACAATACAACAATACACACCTCATTTTCTCTTCCAACTAGAGATCCAGCCGTAGAAGGCTGAATCATCTTCAGAGTTCTTCTTGGAACAGGACTGCTCTGAAAGTCAACATAATAAATTATCTGGTTACTAAGTTACTATATGGACTGTTACTAACTTAATCCTACTAtaatttacaaaaaacaaaacaacccaaaggACATTAATGTTTGATATGGtatataattttgtaaaattacACATGGTTTGATCAACTAGCAAACTTATTATTTCCCTAAAATTCTAATAAAGTTTgaagaaattctaaaaataaatcatattacTCAAACTTGACACAAACAAGTCACTCTTCTCCCATTTCAATATATGTTCTTGCTACAGTCATACAGTCATTGTttagttaaaacaaaaatataacatttttaagTTCTAATACTTCATATATGGTGAAATTCCAGAATACCAGAAATATCTGTATTCcatcttataaaaaaaaagatcttccacACAGAAACTAGAAATGTACCAAATATCATtacatttatggcagaaacccaCAAAAGGGGCAAATTGGAGGAAAGGGTTAATTATTTAACTGCAAAATATTTCTCTCCCCTAATCAAAAGGATTCCTCTTAGGCTTTCTTTAAATTGTGAATATCCCCTAACATATTTATATGAATTCACCAcaagaatataattttaagaaCATTACACATGTAAGAAGACCTGCTTCTCCCCCTCAACCTTTACCTGAGTGTAGAAGCAGTTTGCTTCAGGACCATTCATTAGCAGACAGCAAAAATGTCAGTGCTTGAGGCATACTAGAATTCCAAAATGCCCAAGCTATTGTTTCAGGAAAAAATTTGCCTTCCTTGTAATATGTAAATACCTTCCTGCATATTTCCTGATCTAAAAGATCTCTCTACTATATCTGCAAAAAATCATTAGTTATACTGCCACCATGGGATAGCAAACAATAGTGAATACTCAAACAAAGTTAGTAAGAACATGACACCAGAGCAGCGTGAGAAAGTTACTGATTCCACACTGCGCTCCACAGGACTAGAGCTCACCTTTCCCACGGTAAAGTTTCTACTGCTGATTATTATCTCACTATTGAACTGAAGAACAAACGCTGGCTACTGGGAGAACAAATATTACACCAACATTTCAGATATAATTTAAGATTAGTCAACAGTCTCCagacaaacagaagaaaatacaacTTTGAAACCCTTTAATAATAGatgttaatttatttaaacaCTTGCTACTAAGATAAATGACTGAAATACTAAATGACCATTTCCAAGATTTAACTTTCACAACTGTAAGCTTTATAGCATCCAGCCACCCAAATGTAATATTGCTATTATCATTTTATTCATACAGATCTTGCATTTAGAATAAGCTCTTTACAACCAGAAAGGTTCTCATATATTAATGAGTCTTAATctttttagaaaacaattttatattctgcaaacCCCCTCAAGAAACAGTAATAACAAAACAAGCATACACACAGCATTTTGTGTATGACTGGCAAGGAATCTATGAACTCCTAAAATATACTCTTACAGACTAGCTTCAGTCCAACTCgctccttttacagatgagtaaactgaggcagaGATGCTAAATAACTCACCCAACatcacagttttggaggcagaACCAAGCAGAACCCAGGTCCTTTTATATCCCAGATAGTTGTACTATAACTACTAAATATTAGACTTCTCTTTAAATGTTAGACTCTGCTGGAATTACATAAATTATCTGTCTGGGATTTGATTCAAAATAATTCAGTGGAAGAAAGAAGGAGCGAATAGAGACGGAGATGAAATAAGACTTGCCATATgctgatagtccatggggttgcaaagagtcagacacgactgagcgactgaactgaactgatatactgATAATTGCTGAAAGTGGGGGAAGTAAATTGAGattaaattactattttttaatattttcctaataaaaagtttaaaaacacacacatacaaagcacAATTGGAAGATGTTATTACCCTTTATGGAAGATGATGGGATCAAATTCACATATTATCAGTACAAACtattattcaagaaaaataatgtaAGGAAGATACTAAGGCAAGGCAATAATGCAAAATGTCTCTGTGATCAAAGATCTAATTTGAATATACACTTAAAGGATTTTAATAAAACCATCTCATGAAATGTAGTAAGAgtaaaaacaaaggaataaaaagtcttgtatacagaaaaccctaaggaatttactaaaaaaaactaataaacaagCTCTGCAAGGCTGAAAGAAACAAGATCAAGATACAAGTCAACTGCATTTCTATATAGCAGCAATGACCACACCAAAAATTTAATTAAGGAAATGATTCCAGCTACAAtagcattaaaaacaacaaaatacttagacctaaataaatggaaaaacatccTATGTGCCTGGATCACAAAACTTAATATTCAaccataattcatttttaaacagtCCTCTATTGTTACTTGCCCTCAGACTCAAAATTTAGTTAAGTCAAGGTTCATAGAAATTATAGCCAGTTAAATTTGACCAAATTACGTCAAAAACATCTAACTACCTGCTTTCTACAAAAGCTGAAAGTGATTGCATCACATACCTTTACATTCTCTTGGAGTCCTTCTTGTTTCTGCTTCATGCTGTGACTCATTACACACCTGATGAAGAGCAGAAGACTAGCAATTCAAAAACAGAACAATCTGCATCAGAAAGTGAAATTTAGTTTTTTGTTCAAAGTACAacgtaaaaataaaaattaaaaaatcgtaaCGATAAAAAAGATAGAATCTTTTCTTACTGTACCCAAACTCAGCCCTGTCAATGACAAGTGACTAAAGCTAATGACTCTTAGTATCTTTactttatacatacacacacacaaaaaaaataattctggCTGGTAAAATTTTGTTACATATGAGAAAATATGTAGTCTAAGCAAATTTACAAAACATGATGGTGTTCTATATTAAATGCAGGGCtcccaaaggtctgaaaaatggtcagtgggaaaagtaaaacacagacatTCAGGTATGATCAGGTCAAAAACAGCATCCTAACTTTGCTGTTTCAAAGGTAGACTTAAGCTATAATAAACTT
This genomic stretch from Dama dama isolate Ldn47 chromosome 7, ASM3311817v1, whole genome shotgun sequence harbors:
- the GMNN gene encoding geminin isoform X1; this translates as MSHSMKQKQEGLQENVKQLSVYQFSSVAQSCLTLCNPMDYQHMSSPVPRRTLKMIQPSTAGSLVGRENELVKGLSKQKHWNDQLISKTSSSGVITDPEHSKNKTLGGVSQEAFDLMITENPSPQYWKEVAEKRRKALYEALKENEKLHKEIEQKDNEIARLKEENKELAEVAEHVQYMAEMIQRLSHEPLDNLESPYSPEFDPEQATTEDSE